ATTTCCGGGCCCTCTGGGTATTTCCCTGACGGGCAGGGCGCTTGAGAAGGGGTTATGGGCCTGCACGGCGCATGATCTCCGCCCTCACGGGAAGGGACGTCATCACGCCGTGGATGACACGCCTTACGGTGGCGGGGCGGGGATGGTGATGCGCCCCGACGTGGTGGCATCGGCGCTTGATGCGCTGCCCGGCGACGGGCGGCCGGTCATTTACCCGACGCCGCGCGGGCGTCCCTTTTCCCAACGTGATGCAAAGCGTCTGGCGGCGGGAAGCGGGGTGGTCATTCTTTGCGGACGTTATGAAGGTGTGGATGAGCGTGTGCTTGAAGCCCGGGGAGTTGAACAGTTCTCAATCGGTGATTTCGTCCTCTCCGGCGGTGAAATCCCGGCCTGCGCGTTGCTTGAAGCCTGTGTGCGCCTGCTTCCCGGCGTCATGGGCTCTTCCGACAGTGCGACGGAGGAGAGTTTCGAGAATGGCCTGCTCGAATATCCGCATTATACCAAACCGGCGGAATGGGAGGGGTTGAGCATCCCCTCTGTGCTTCTGTCCGGTAATCATCGTGACATCGCGGCGTGGCGGCATGACCAGTCGCAGCGAATCACCCAATCGAAACGTCCGGATTTATGGGCGCAATATGCGTCCCGGAAACCCGGTATCTAAATTGTTACCAAGGAGACCATCATGAATACGATCCAGCAATATGAGGCGCGCGAGATTGAGCGCCTGACCGCTTCCCGCGCCGTTCCCGAGTTTCAGGCCGGTGACACGGTGCGCGTCGGTGTGCGCGTTGTTGAAGGCACGCGTGAGCGCGTCCAGGCTTATGAAGGCGTTGTGATTGCGCGCTCCAATAAGGGCCTCAACAGCAATTTCACCGTGCGCAAAATCTCAAATGGTGAGGGTGTGGAGCGCGTATTTCCGCTTTACTCGCCGAATATCTCCGAGATCACCGTTGTGCGTCGCGGCAAGGTCCGTCGCGCGAAGCTCTACTATCTTCGTGATCGCAGCGGCAAGTCAGCACGTATTGCCGAGCGCCCCCGGGATGTGGCAAAACCGGCTGAATAATCTTAAACAGGAGTAAATCCGGTGTCAGGGAGGGCGCGATGGCGCAGACATTATATGACAAGCTGTGGGCGGACCACGTCGTTGAGCAGCTTTCAGATGGTACCTGCGTCCTCTATATTGACCGGCATCTCCTCCATGAAGTGACGAGCCCGCAGGCTTTTGAAGGGTTGCGCCTGGCGGGGCGGAAAGTCCGCCGCGTCGATGCGACGGTCGCGGTTGTGGATCATAACGTCCCGACGACGGACCGTTCCGCACCCGTGGCGGAGCCGGAAAGTCGGCTCCAGATCGAAACGCTTGAGGCAAACGTCAAAGCCTTCGGGGTGCCCTATATCCCCTTAAGGTCTCCGAAACAGGGGATTGTGCACGTTGTCGGGCCGGAGCAGGGCATTTCCCTGCCCGGCATGACGATCGTCTGCGGCGACAGTCACACATCGACGCATGGGGCATTGGGGGCTTTAGCCTTCGGTATCGGCACGTCTGAGGTTGAGCACGTGCTCGCAACCCAGACATTGCTGCAGAAACCCTCCAAAAACATGCGTGTCACCGTTTTAAACACGCTCCCTCCGGGCGTGACGGCGAAGGATCTCGCCCTCGCCATTATCGGTGAGATCGGAACGGCAGGTGGCACGGGTCATGTCATTGAGTTTGCCGGTCCCGCCATTGAGGCGCTGGACATGGCGGGCCGCATGACTTTGTGCAACATGTCGATTGAGGCCGGAGCGCGTTCTGGTCTGATTGCCCCGGATGAGACGACCTTCGCTTACATTGAAAACCGGCCCTTCGCCCCGAAGGGGGAGGCGTTCACGACCGCCTGTCGCCACTGGTCCCATCTCCATACGGATGAGGGGGCTGTTTTTGATCGGGAAGTGACGATCGACGCGGCAACGATCCGCCCCGCCCTGACCTGGGGCAATAGCCCGGAAAATGTTATTTTCATTGATGAGGTCGTGCCTGACCCCGAAAATTGTGACGACCCGGCAAGGGCGGCGCAATGGCAGCGCGCGCTGGAATATATGGGGCTCAAAGCCGGGCAATCCCTCTCCGGCACACCCATTGATGTCGCTTTCATCGGCTCCTGCACCAATAGTCGAATTGAGGATCTGCGGGCTGCGGCTGAAGTGGTAAAAGGGCGGCACGTGGCGGCGCATGTCAGGGCGATGGTGGTGCCGGGCTCCGGCCTCATCAAAGCGCAGGCCGAGGCGGAAGGGCTGGATCGTATTTTTCTGGATGCCGGGTTTGAGTGGCGTGAGGCAGGCTGCTCCATGTGTCTGGGCATGAATCCGGATCGGCTCCTTCCCGGGCAGCGTTGCGCCTCAACCTCCAATCGAAATTTTGAAGGGCGTCAGGGCCCGCGGGGCCGCACCCATCTTTGCTCCCCATCCATGGCGGCGGCGGCGGCCATTGCCGGTTGTTTTGTCGATGCGCGGAGGGGTGCGTAATGGATAAATTTACCCAGCTCACCGCTCTCGCCGCGCCCATGGCGGCTGAAAACGTTGATACGGATCAGATCATCCCAGCGCGGTTTTTAAAAACCATTCACCGCAAGGGGCTGGGCCAGCATGTTTTTGCGGCACAGCGATATGATGAGGACGGGCAGGAACGTCCCGATTTCGTACTGAACCAGGCGCCTTATCGGCAGGCTCAAATCCTGATCGCGCTTGATAATTTCGGCTGCGGCTCCTCGCGGGAACATGCGCCCTGGGCCTTGCTGGATTTCGGGATCCGTTGCGTTATCGCGCCCAGTTTCGCTGATATTTTTTTTAATAACTGTTTCAAAAACGGCATTCTGCCCGTGCGCCTCCCGCGGGAAGTCTGTCTCGCTCTGA
This genomic stretch from Candidatus Kirkpatrickella diaphorinae harbors:
- the leuD gene encoding 3-isopropylmalate dehydratase small subunit; amino-acid sequence: MDKFTQLTALAAPMAAENVDTDQIIPARFLKTIHRKGLGQHVFAAQRYDEDGQERPDFVLNQAPYRQAQILIALDNFGCGSSREHAPWALLDFGIRCVIAPSFADIFFNNCFKNGILPVRLPREVCLALMEDARLGANARLTVDLERQVVVTPDGAEIPFDVDPLRRRLLLEGLDDIGQTLIHEKQIDAFEARRAEQASWLPSITEEVAK
- the rplS gene encoding 50S ribosomal protein L19, which encodes MNTIQQYEAREIERLTASRAVPEFQAGDTVRVGVRVVEGTRERVQAYEGVVIARSNKGLNSNFTVRKISNGEGVERVFPLYSPNISEITVVRRGKVRRAKLYYLRDRSGKSARIAERPRDVAKPAE
- the trmD gene encoding tRNA (guanosine(37)-N1)-methyltransferase TrmD; its protein translation is MTWQADIITLFPELFPGPLGISLTGRALEKGLWACTAHDLRPHGKGRHHAVDDTPYGGGAGMVMRPDVVASALDALPGDGRPVIYPTPRGRPFSQRDAKRLAAGSGVVILCGRYEGVDERVLEARGVEQFSIGDFVLSGGEIPACALLEACVRLLPGVMGSSDSATEESFENGLLEYPHYTKPAEWEGLSIPSVLLSGNHRDIAAWRHDQSQRITQSKRPDLWAQYASRKPGI
- the leuC gene encoding 3-isopropylmalate dehydratase large subunit, with protein sequence MAQTLYDKLWADHVVEQLSDGTCVLYIDRHLLHEVTSPQAFEGLRLAGRKVRRVDATVAVVDHNVPTTDRSAPVAEPESRLQIETLEANVKAFGVPYIPLRSPKQGIVHVVGPEQGISLPGMTIVCGDSHTSTHGALGALAFGIGTSEVEHVLATQTLLQKPSKNMRVTVLNTLPPGVTAKDLALAIIGEIGTAGGTGHVIEFAGPAIEALDMAGRMTLCNMSIEAGARSGLIAPDETTFAYIENRPFAPKGEAFTTACRHWSHLHTDEGAVFDREVTIDAATIRPALTWGNSPENVIFIDEVVPDPENCDDPARAAQWQRALEYMGLKAGQSLSGTPIDVAFIGSCTNSRIEDLRAAAEVVKGRHVAAHVRAMVVPGSGLIKAQAEAEGLDRIFLDAGFEWREAGCSMCLGMNPDRLLPGQRCASTSNRNFEGRQGPRGRTHLCSPSMAAAAAIAGCFVDARRGA